A window of Kribbella sp. NBC_00382 genomic DNA:
AGCTCGACGAGTTCTGGAGTACTCCGGAAGACGCGCTGCACACCGGCGGCTACGGCGGCACCATCCACGAGATGCTCGAGGCGCGGGACGTGCGGATGGGCCAGTACGGGCATTCGAACCAGCCGTCGCACCACATCGCGTACATGTACGACTTCGTCGGTCAGCCGTCGAAGACGCAGGAGAAGGTACGTGAGGTGCTCGACCGCCTGTACCTGGGCTCCGAGATCGGCCAGGGCTACCCGGGCGACGAGGACAACGGCGAGATGTCGTCCTGGTACCTGTTCAGCATGCTCGGCTTCTACCCGCTGCAGGTCGGCTCGCCGAACTACGCGATCGGGGCGCCGCTGTTCACCAAGGCGACGGTCCGGCTGTCCGGTGGCAAGAAGCTGACCATCAGCGCGCCGAACAACAGTGCGACGAACAAGTACGTGAAGGGCGTCAAGGTCAACGGCAAGGCGTGGACCTCGACCAACCTGCCGCACGACCTGATCGCCAGCGGCGGCAAGATCGAGTTCGACATGACGGACCAGCCGTCGACCTGGGGCTCCGGCCGCAACGACGCCCCGCCGTCGATCACGACTCCGGGCGAGGACCCGAAGACGTGGCGCGACTCGACCGAGGACACCGGTGCGGTGACCTCGGCCGGTGGAGTGGACGTCTCGGCGCTGACCGACAACGACTCGAAGAAGCAGGTCACGCTGACCGGCGCGACGCCGACCGTTTCCGTCCAGCTGCAGCAGGGCCGGCCGGTCACGATGTACACGCTGACCAGCGGCAACACCGGGGTCGCGCCGTCGGCGTGGACGTTGGAGGGTTCGAACGACGGGACCACGTGGACCGAGGTGGACAAGCGGGCTGGTGAGTCGTGGGCCTTCCCGGCGTACACGCGGTCGTTCAGCGTGGCCGCGCCGAAGGCCTACACGCAGTACCGGCTGGTGATGACTCCGGCGGCCGGCGCTACCGGCGTGACGCTGTCCGAGCTCGAACTGCTCGGCACGCTGAAGGGCGTCGAGGCGGGCACCCACCCGAGCGACAAGCGGGTCGCCCAGACCAAGCCGAGCGTCACCCCGTCCCAGCCGATCGACCGCAACTTCGGCTGACCGGAGACAGAAAAATCCGGCGGAACCTGCCCCTGAGAGGTTCCGCCGGGAAATTATGGAGGGGTGGCGACCCCGCCCGGCCTGCCACCCCAACACCAGTACTGACGAGCAGCACTCCGCTTAGGTTGCCTTGACCCAAATCTGTCCACATCCTGGACAGATTTGGGTGTCAGCCGGTCCAGCGGCCGGTGAAGAAGGCGGCCGCCCAGATGGCTGCCAGGGGTACCGCCACCGCCAGGTAGAGGCGGCCTAGCCAGGGTTTTCGTTCGGCTAGGACCGCCAGGCCGATCCAGAGCGGCCACCACAGGAGGGTGGCGCGGGTCAGGGAGTAGATCCAGAACGAGGTGACGAAGGCGGCGATGGTGCTCGCCACCCAGGCGGCCTCGCCCCAGGAGTGGCGCCAGAGCAGCCAGGCCAGCAGGATCAGCCCGACGGCGAGCGCGACCAGCTCTGCCCGGAACATCCAGGTCCAGTCGCTGCGGTCAGCCGCGAAGTGGCCCTTGGTCGCGGCCTCGACGGTGTGCATCAGCGAGATCCACGGCTTGGTGAACTCGCGTGCCCAGCCCTTCTCCTGCGCCTCCTGCCAGGCGAACCAGGAGCCGTGGATCTGCTTCAGGTACGCCATGAAGCCGAGCACCGGCACGAGCGGCAACGCGAGCCACGGCACGGAGTACCAGTCGCGTTTCTTCGAAGTGAGGAACTCGACGCCGAGCGCGAAGATCAGGAAGATGCCCGACACCCGGACCGTCGACGCGAGCGCGACGAACAGCGCCGCCCGCGCCCACCTCCCCTGCCGGGCCGCGAGCCAGCCCGGGAAGGCGAAGGCGCAGAACAACGCCTCCGTGTACGGCGCCGCGAGAAACACCCCGACCGGCGCCGCGAACCAGATCAGCGCCGCCTTCGGCCCGAGATTGGTCAACTGCGGAAACTCGTACTGCGCCAGCCGCGCAAGGTAGACCCCCGCGACCGCACTGGCCACCAGCGAGACCACCACTCCGCCGGCCACCGGCCCGATCCCGGTCCAACCGACCACCCGCATCAGATAAGGCAGCCCCGGAAAGAACGCCGCCAACGGAGCCCCCGACGGCTCTCCATGGTTGTACCCGAACTCCGCGATCGCCTTGAAGTGCCACACATCCCACTGCAACCAGGCGTGCCACACATTGGGGTAGTCCGTCCCCCGGTTGAACAACATCGGCGCCGAGATCGACAGCACAAAGATCCCGACCCGGCTGACCAACCACCACCCAAGCGTCTCCCGAAAGGTGACATCCGGCCGCCACCGAACCCCCAGCACCGCCCCCGCCTTGGCCCGCCGAGCCCGCCGCGGCTGCTCATCCTCGGCCGCCCGCTCAGCCACCACCAGACGCCCGTTTCTGCGCACAAAACCCCCGCCGCGCAACCTTCCACCTAGGCGCCTTCACACCCCCATCGTGCCCCATCCGATATTCCCCAGTCGAACAAGCCACCCCACCCCTGAACCTCGCCGACGCCGCTGACTCAAGCCGGCTTCCGGGTCGGGCGGCGGGAGACGATCACGCCGCCGGTTGCCATCGACCCCAGGCCGAGGCCGATCAGTACCAGCGGAATGACCGTCGTCCGGGCGGACACCAGCTCGATCTCGGCCTCACTCCCCGGCCACCTGCACCGAGAACTGATCGGAAAGAACCCCGGCTCCGCAACGGGAGCCTGCGCCCGAGGCGGGCCCGGCCTGGCGTCCTCGCAGGCCGCCGCGTCACTACGAATCGGGTGATAGACGAGGAAGGCGAAGACCGCGTAGACAACCACGCCAAGAACCAGCGACCCGAGCCCCACAACCAGCCCCAGGATCCCCCAGACCGGCCGGCCGTTCGCGCTCGCCATCGCAGCCTCGCCTCCACCTCGTCCGAGCCCGACACGGATGGTCAGGACACCACACCCTGCTGACGCTGGAAGGCTGCGGCGCGCCTCAGGCTACTGGCCGTGAACGGTAACTCTTCACCGGTACCCGGTCCGTACCCCGGCTGGTCGACGTAACCGGTGAAGACGGCAGCGAGGTCTGCCAGCCGGCGATCGCCGGGAGCGACGTCGATCTGGAAATGCCCCTCGTCGGCAGTCCTGGGATAGTCGCCGCCCCACCGGACCACGCCACGGCACTCAGCCACGATGTCGCGGATGACGGTCACCTGCCAGGGGTACAGCCCTCCCTGCACGCCCAGGGGATAGTGCCCCGGCAACACCTCGATCGCCGTACCTGAGCAGTGGTTGCTCTGGTGCTGCGAAGCGAACTTGGCCGGCGGCCGGAATCCGGCGATTCCCCCGGGCGGCAATGCGGCGACCTCGTAGTGGAAGCGACGCGCGACATGCAGCAGTACGGCGCTGACATCCGCCCGGCCAAGCAGCTCGACCGTCGCGTCCGACCCTTCGATCCCGACCACGGACCGGCGTACGGACGAACCGATCGGCCAGCCGTTGGCGCTGACCGAGCGCCCGGCCGGAGACCACGGCTGGGCGTCTCCGGAAGTTGCCGCCAGCAACGGGCTGGCCGACGCCGACCCCGCTGTGATTTCAGGGATCGCTGCGAGGGCGGCCGCGGCGGCTCCGGCCCGGAGTACGGACCGTCGGGAGAAACCGGTCCGGCCTGCGTCGGGATGGTCTGTCGTGGTCATCGTCGTCCCCTCTCCAGTTGCTGCCGCTGCCGTTCGGCCGCTCGGGCGAACAACGCCTTTTCGTTCCCGGTCCGGGCCAGCAGGGTGTCGGCGAATCCGGAGCAGAATCGCTTGATCGTGTTCCGGTGAGTGGCTTCGCCCCAGATGTCCGGGATGTCTCTGGCCAGCGCGGCCCGCAGGGCTTGGTAGAGCGGGTCGGTCAGCAGGAACAAGGCGGCGTCGGCGACCGACTGCTGGTTGTTCCCGAACCGGCCGGACAAGAAGTTCCGGAACCTCTTCGCGACCCGGACCTCGGCCGTGTTCGCGGCGACCGTGTAGTAGGACTTGACCGTCGCCGAGAACGAGCCGTTGGCCTGCAGCAACCGGGCCAGGTTGAAGCTGTCGATGTCCTCGAGCAGATTGCGGTTGTCGAACGAGTTGTCGATGCCGATCTTGCCCAGGTTGTTCTGAATCCAGACGTAGGCGTCGGCGTTCTGCTCCCGCACCCGCCAGTACTCCGCGAACAAGGTGATCAGGTCACCACCCCAGCCACCGAGGTCACCGAAGTGCGCCTCGTCGGCCGGATCGAGGTCCGACCAGGTCCGGGCGGACTCGATGGACGCCGCCCAGTGCGTCACCTTGAGATCGGCGAACGTCATCGGCTCGGTGAAGTAGCCCATCCGGGTCGGGAACCCGGCGTGGGCCAGGGCGGCATCGGCGACCGCGGTGAAGGGCCCGCCGGCGGGCTGCAGCCGGAAGTAGGCGAGCCAGTACGCGTCGTTGTACTCCGGTAGCCGCAGGTACCGCAGCGTCAGATCGATCGCCCGGTCCGCACCCTGGTCCTCACCGTGGGCGAAGTCGAGTGCCGCCGCGTACAAGGCGGTCAGGTAGGTGTTGAACTCCGCAAGTACGGGGACATCGTGCCGGATCGACCGCACCCCTGGGTCGCGCCCCGAGCGGACGTTCTTGTCGATGTCGATCTTGCCGGTGCCGGAGCCGAGCGTCAGCGTCTGGATCTGGTTGAAGGACCAGTTCGGCGGCAGCGGAAACCCCATGTTGCCGCTGAAACCGGTCGACATCCCGCTGACGAAACTGAACCTCGCGTACGTCTCCGAACTCACCTGGGCGCACAGGTTCCGCGATCCGTAGACGCCATGGGCGTAGACCTTGCCGCGTGATCTCAGCCCCGCCTCGACGCCGTGGAAGTACGGAACGATGTTGCTCTCGATCTCGTCCTGGGTGGCGTCGTAGTCGACCGCGAAGTACAGCGTGGTGGCCGGCTCGAATCCGTAGCCGCGCGCGGCGTCATGGGCTTCCAGCGCGTTGGCGAAACCCTGCGTGTAGGTGAAGTCGGTGACCACCCGGCCGTTCGCCTGGTAGATCGGGAACAGGGTCAGACCGGCGTCGAAGATCGTGGCGATCTCGCCCGGCTGGATCTTCTTGTTCTTGGTGGATCCCGGCACGTTCGCCAGATAGCGCCCGACCGTCTCGTACTTCGCTGCGGTGACAGTCGCCGCCCGTTCCGGAGTGATGTAGTCCAGGCTGCAGTCGAAGGCGGTTCCGGGGCGGTCCGGATCTCCGGTGCTGACCAGCAACTGGGCCCAGGTCTGGAAGTCTCCCCGGCCGTTCTGCGGCAGCATCGAGAACTTCTGGAAGAGCCCGACCTCGCCGGCCAGGTCGCCGCTGAAGTTTCCGTCGAACCCACTGTCGTAGTTGTTGAACAGCATCGCGGCCTGGAAGAGATGGACGAACTGCTTGGCGCCGTCGGACGAGCCCTGTTGGACCAGACCCTGAGACTTCAGGTTGGCCTGGGTGGTGGGGCCGAAGGTGCCGTTGGCCTGGGTGTCGGTCAGGCCGAGCTCGAACTGGAGCGAGAAGATCAGTGCCTTCTGCACGTCCCGGGAGAAGTGCCCGTCGCACGGCATCATGAAGAACGGCGCCCGGTCGTAGTAGCGGTTGTTCATCCATTGCTGAACGGTCCGGATGCTCTCCAGGCCGCCGCCCAGCAGCACGTAGGCGTCCATCGTCAGCAGGGCCTTGAACACCTTGGGACTGAGCTTTCCGTTGACCCGGCCGAGCAGACCCAGGTCGTTCATCATCAGGTTGATCGCGAGTGCCGTGTATTTGTCGTACTTGCCGTCCATACTGGCCGGGTTGTAGCCCTTGCAGTAGCAGCCGCACTGGATGATCTTCACCAGGTTCTGGTTCGGCTCATCGGCGCCGATGTCGCCGTGCGCGATCAACGCGCTGAGCGTTCCGGGGCCGAAGCTGTTGGACAGCGCCGTGATCCCGAGTTCGTGTTGCAGAGCCCGGGTCAGCGAGTACATCGTCGCCCAACCGGTCTTGCCCGTCTCGGGCGCGGCGACGTACCCGGAGACGCCTCCGTAGGTCGCATTCACCCATTTCTGGGCTTTCAGCACCATCTCGTCCATTGAATCCCTCTCGGCTGCGCTCGTTGCTGCGGGCTGCGAAAAGCGGTGGGACCGGCATCGATCCCACCGCTTCGTCGTCGACCGATCAGTCGCAGGAACCCATGGCGATCCGGTCGTCCACAATGGTGGCGCCGGCGGAATTGCGCATGATGCTGCGCACCGAGACGCAGAAGTCCTTCTTGTTGATCGGGCCGGCGTACTGCTTGAAGGTGCCGGCGTCGGTGCTGCAGTTGTTGCCGTCGGCGCAGACCGTCAGGCTCATGTACTTGCTCATGCCGTTGTAGATGCCTCGGGCAACGAGTTTGACGCAGGTGTAGTCGCCGTTCGACGACCGGTAGTCGTAGACGGTCGCTGCCAGCCGGCCGGCACTGTCCTCGTAGTCCACCTTGCTGTCCACTGCCGAGGTGCAGACAGCCTGTGTCGTCGCCTGCGCGGCCGGTGCGACCATCGCGAGCGAACCTCCCGCCAGCAAGGTTGCCGCGGCGAGGCCGGCAGCGAGGCGGCGAGGGGAGGTGGTGGCGAAAGGCATGCGGTACTCCGGTTTCGTCGGGCGATGGGAGGCCGATCGCGGGGATCGGCACGGCCGCAAGATTAGGCAGCGGGCGGATCCAGCAGCAACGAAACCGGAGCATTTTGCACGTTGTTGCAGGCGGCCACAAAGTTGCCTGTGGCCACAAAATGAAGACGGCACCCCGGTGATGGGATGCCGTCTTCTGGAGCTACTGGCCGTCGCCGCCCGGTGTTTCGGGGGTGTTGGTCGGTTTGGTCGGTTTGGTGGGGATCGGCGGCCAGCCCGGTGGTTTCGTGGTCTTGGTGTTCGTCGGGGTGGGCGGCGTCGGACTGTTGGTATTGCTGGGCGGCGGCGGGGTGTTCGACGACGGCGGCGGCGTGTTCGACGGGGGCGGGGTGTTGGTCGGCGTCGGCGTGAACGTCGGCGTCGGCGTGAAGGTCGGCGTCGGGCTGTCCTTGATCGCTTCCTCGTCGGCCGGCGCGAACTCCTCGGGCGACGTGCCCGCGAGAGCCGGCTCCATGTAGGCGAGCCAGGTCCTTACCGGCCAGTTGCCACCGAAGAACGCCTTGTCGCTGCTGTACGGGTCGAGGTCGCCTTCACCGGTCGCACCAGCCCGGTACAGCACCGCCGTGGACAGCTGTGGCGTGTATCCGGCCCACCACGACGTCAGGGTGTCCTTGCCTTCCTTACAGCCATCGCACGCGGCGTTCGCCTTGCGGTGCTCGAGGGCGGTACCACCAGCAGTGCCGGTCTTGCCCGCCACCGGTCGGTCGAGGGCCTTCGCCTTGTCGCCCGTGCCGTGCTTGCCGTCGACCACGTTCTGCAGGACGTAATTGACCATGTTGGCGACCTCGGGCGTGAAGTTCTGCTTCGCCTTCTTCGCGATGATTTCCTTCTGGTCCGTCCAGGTCTTGAAGTTCGGGCCGGTGACGGACTTCAGGACGTGCAGCGGCACGAACTTACCGCCGGCGGCGAAGGTCGCGTAGGCGTTGGCCATGTCGACGGGCGCCGCGTACGGGTCCGGGCCGAGCACGGTCGACGGGTTGTTCCGGCCGCGCTCGAGGTCGGAGGTCTTCGGGATGCCGGCGGCCTCGGCTGCGTCGACCACCTTCGAGGGGCCGTCTTCCATCTGCTTGTCGACCAGGTCGTAGAAGGCGGTGTTGATCGACTGCTCGGTCGCCTCCAGCAGGTCGACGTCACCGTAGTCGTCGTCGAACTCGTTGTTGAGTTTCTTGCCCTGGACAATGATCGGGCTGTCGCCCTGGAAGGTGTCGTAGATGCTCCGGCCGTCCTGCAGCGCGGCCGCGACGGCGAACGGCTTGAACGACGAGCCGGGCCGGCCCTTGGCGGTGGCCCAGTTCAACTGGCTCTTCAGGTAGTCGGGACCGCCGTACATCGCGACCAGCTGGCCGGTGCCCGGCCGGACCGAGGCGAGACCGACGTGCAAGCCTTCCCGCTTCTTCGGCAGCTCCTCCTCACCGGCCCGCACGATCGCGTTCTGCTTGTTCACGTCGAAGGTGGTGATGACCTTCAGGCCGCCGCCGCTGATCTGGTCCTGGGGGACGAGCTTCGCGAGTTCTTTCTTGGCCATGTCGAGCAGGAAGCCGTTCGGGCCCTGGTACTTGCCGCCTGACTTCTTCGGCTTCTTGATCTCCGGAAGCTTCGCGCCGTACGCCGCCGCCTTCGTGTCCGTGATCGTGCCGCTCTGCCGCATGCCGTCGATGACGTACTGGTACCGCTCCAGGATCCGCTTCTGCGCGGCCGCCGACTTGTTGTCCGGGTCGAACCGGGTCGGATTGTTCAGAACGGTTGCGAGGAAGGCAGCCTGCGGAACGCTCAGCTTGTTCGGGTCGGGGACGCTGAAGTACGCCTCACCCGCGGCCGCGACGCCGTACGCGCCCTCGCCGAAGTAGATGGTGTTCAGGTAGCCCTCGAGGATCGACTTCTTGTCCTGGGACCGGCTGAGCTTGGTGGCGATGAACAGCTCGGAGAACTTCCGCGAGAAGGTCCGCTCCTGGTTCAGGTACATGATCTTCACGTACTGCTGGGTGATCGTGGAACCACCCTGCAGTTGCTGGCCGCGGGCGATGTTGAACGCGGCCCGCGCCATGCCGGACGGCGAGACGCCCGGGTTGGTCCAGAAGGTCCGGTCCTCGGCGGCGATCATCGCGTCCTGGACGTACTTGGGGATCTGCTCCAGCGGCACCGAGCGGCGGTTCTGCTCATAGAAGGTGCCCATCACGGTCTTGCCGTCCGAGTAGTAGACCGTGGTCGTGTTCGCCGCGAACTCCTTGTTGGGGTCCGGGATGTCGGTGGTCTGGTACCCGATGAAGAAGGCCGCGACCACGCCGATCACACCGAGGAAGAACAGTGCCAGCAACCAGCCCGCTACTCTCAGTGCCCAGTGTTTCTTGCGGCGTGCGCGGGTAGGAGCCTTCCTACGACCTTCACTCACAGTGCAATCCTCGACGATCTCGCTGAAGTCATTGCGTCACAGAGTACGGCGGATGTGGTAACGGTCCCTATTCCGCCTTGGATCGTAGCCGCCGGTACCGGTCACTGCCGACTCAGCCAGTCACGTGCGGTGCGAGGAGCGTCACAGCAATCAACGCGGCGGGGAAGCAAGCCAGGAACATGGTGAAGGTGTAGCCCATGATGTCGCGCGCCTTGAGTCCGAGGATGGCCAGCGTCGGCAACATCCAGAACGGCTGCAGCAGGTTCGCACTGGCCTCGCCCAGGTCGTACACGACGACCATCCAGCCCGCGTCGACATGCAGCTGGTTGGCCGCGTCCAGCACGTACGGCGCCTCGATCACCCACTTGCTGCCGCCACTGGGCACGAACACGCCCAGCACGCACGAGTAGATCGCCACCAGCGGCGGGAAGAAGAACTGGTTGCTCGCCTGTACCAGCCACCCGGCCAACCGGGCCGAGATGCCGGTGTAGGCGATCATGCCGAAGATGCCCCCGTACAACGGGAACTGCAGCAGCACTCCGGCCGCCGCCGGCGCCCCGTCACGCACCGCCC
This region includes:
- a CDS encoding mannosyltransferase family protein; its protein translation is MRRNGRLVVAERAAEDEQPRRARRAKAGAVLGVRWRPDVTFRETLGWWLVSRVGIFVLSISAPMLFNRGTDYPNVWHAWLQWDVWHFKAIAEFGYNHGEPSGAPLAAFFPGLPYLMRVVGWTGIGPVAGGVVVSLVASAVAGVYLARLAQYEFPQLTNLGPKAALIWFAAPVGVFLAAPYTEALFCAFAFPGWLAARQGRWARAALFVALASTVRVSGIFLIFALGVEFLTSKKRDWYSVPWLALPLVPVLGFMAYLKQIHGSWFAWQEAQEKGWAREFTKPWISLMHTVEAATKGHFAADRSDWTWMFRAELVALAVGLILLAWLLWRHSWGEAAWVASTIAAFVTSFWIYSLTRATLLWWPLWIGLAVLAERKPWLGRLYLAVAVPLAAIWAAAFFTGRWTG
- a CDS encoding M15 family metallopeptidase, which produces MTTTDHPDAGRTGFSRRSVLRAGAAAAALAAIPEITAGSASASPLLAATSGDAQPWSPAGRSVSANGWPIGSSVRRSVVGIEGSDATVELLGRADVSAVLLHVARRFHYEVAALPPGGIAGFRPPAKFASQHQSNHCSGTAIEVLPGHYPLGVQGGLYPWQVTVIRDIVAECRGVVRWGGDYPRTADEGHFQIDVAPGDRRLADLAAVFTGYVDQPGYGPGTGEELPFTASSLRRAAAFQRQQGVVS
- a CDS encoding glycoside hydrolase domain-containing protein; translation: MDEMVLKAQKWVNATYGGVSGYVAAPETGKTGWATMYSLTRALQHELGITALSNSFGPGTLSALIAHGDIGADEPNQNLVKIIQCGCYCKGYNPASMDGKYDKYTALAINLMMNDLGLLGRVNGKLSPKVFKALLTMDAYVLLGGGLESIRTVQQWMNNRYYDRAPFFMMPCDGHFSRDVQKALIFSLQFELGLTDTQANGTFGPTTQANLKSQGLVQQGSSDGAKQFVHLFQAAMLFNNYDSGFDGNFSGDLAGEVGLFQKFSMLPQNGRGDFQTWAQLLVSTGDPDRPGTAFDCSLDYITPERAATVTAAKYETVGRYLANVPGSTKNKKIQPGEIATIFDAGLTLFPIYQANGRVVTDFTYTQGFANALEAHDAARGYGFEPATTLYFAVDYDATQDEIESNIVPYFHGVEAGLRSRGKVYAHGVYGSRNLCAQVSSETYARFSFVSGMSTGFSGNMGFPLPPNWSFNQIQTLTLGSGTGKIDIDKNVRSGRDPGVRSIRHDVPVLAEFNTYLTALYAAALDFAHGEDQGADRAIDLTLRYLRLPEYNDAYWLAYFRLQPAGGPFTAVADAALAHAGFPTRMGYFTEPMTFADLKVTHWAASIESARTWSDLDPADEAHFGDLGGWGGDLITLFAEYWRVREQNADAYVWIQNNLGKIGIDNSFDNRNLLEDIDSFNLARLLQANGSFSATVKSYYTVAANTAEVRVAKRFRNFLSGRFGNNQQSVADAALFLLTDPLYQALRAALARDIPDIWGEATHRNTIKRFCSGFADTLLARTGNEKALFARAAERQRQQLERGRR
- a CDS encoding transglycosylase domain-containing protein: MSEGRRKAPTRARRKKHWALRVAGWLLALFFLGVIGVVAAFFIGYQTTDIPDPNKEFAANTTTVYYSDGKTVMGTFYEQNRRSVPLEQIPKYVQDAMIAAEDRTFWTNPGVSPSGMARAAFNIARGQQLQGGSTITQQYVKIMYLNQERTFSRKFSELFIATKLSRSQDKKSILEGYLNTIYFGEGAYGVAAAGEAYFSVPDPNKLSVPQAAFLATVLNNPTRFDPDNKSAAAQKRILERYQYVIDGMRQSGTITDTKAAAYGAKLPEIKKPKKSGGKYQGPNGFLLDMAKKELAKLVPQDQISGGGLKVITTFDVNKQNAIVRAGEEELPKKREGLHVGLASVRPGTGQLVAMYGGPDYLKSQLNWATAKGRPGSSFKPFAVAAALQDGRSIYDTFQGDSPIIVQGKKLNNEFDDDYGDVDLLEATEQSINTAFYDLVDKQMEDGPSKVVDAAEAAGIPKTSDLERGRNNPSTVLGPDPYAAPVDMANAYATFAAGGKFVPLHVLKSVTGPNFKTWTDQKEIIAKKAKQNFTPEVANMVNYVLQNVVDGKHGTGDKAKALDRPVAGKTGTAGGTALEHRKANAACDGCKEGKDTLTSWWAGYTPQLSTAVLYRAGATGEGDLDPYSSDKAFFGGNWPVRTWLAYMEPALAGTSPEEFAPADEEAIKDSPTPTFTPTPTFTPTPTNTPPPSNTPPPSSNTPPPPSNTNSPTPPTPTNTKTTKPPGWPPIPTKPTKPTNTPETPGGDGQ